A part of Schistosoma mansoni strain Puerto Rico chromosome W, complete genome genomic DNA contains:
- a CDS encoding putative calcineurin B, with amino-acid sequence MGNEASLPDLCSTFDVEEIKRLAKRFKKLDLDGSGSLSVKEFMSLPELQQNPLVARVIEIFDTDGNGEVDFKEFIDGMSQFSVKGEKEAKLKFAFKIYDMDKDGYISNGELFQVLKMMVGNNLKDTQLQQIVDKTIMFADKDGDGRISFEEFCEVVSGLDVHKKMVVDV; translated from the exons ATGGGGAATGAAGCTTCTCTTCCAGATCTTTGCTCTACATTTGACGTTGAAGAAATAAAACGTTTGGCTAAACGGTTTAAAAAACTAGATCTTGATGGTTCTGGATCTTTAAGTGTAAAAGAGTTCATGAGTCTTCCTGAACTTCAACAAAACCCTTTAGTTGCAAGAGTTATCGAGATTTTTGATACGGATGGCAACGGAGAAGTTGACTTCAAGGAATTCATAGATGGAATGTCACAGTTCAGTGTAAAGGGTGAGAAAGAAGCCAAGTTGAAATTTGCGTTTAAAATATACGACATGGACAAAGATGGGTACATCAGTAATGGCGAATTATTTCAG GTTTTGAAAATGATGGTTGGAAACAACTTAAAAGATACTCAACTACAACAAATAGTGGATAAAACTATCATGTTTGCTGACAAAGACGGAGATGGTCGGATTTCGTTTGAGGAGTTTTGTGAAGTTGTTAGCGGTCTTGATGTGCATAAAAAAATGGTAGTTGATGTTTGA